From the genome of Duffyella gerundensis, one region includes:
- a CDS encoding FxsA family protein produces the protein MRWLPLIVFFVLAWIEITLFIQVAHVLGVLMTMLLVVFTSLIGISLVKNQGVKNFMLMQQKLNQGESPAKEMIKSVSLIISGVLLLLPGFFTDFLGLLLLLPPVQKHLTLKLMPHLRVWRGPGAGPDSGYTVDGEFERKDVKQIEHDDRPDR, from the coding sequence GTGCGCTGGTTACCACTAATTGTTTTCTTTGTGCTGGCGTGGATTGAAATCACGCTGTTTATCCAGGTTGCTCACGTGCTGGGCGTCCTGATGACCATGTTGCTGGTGGTGTTCACCTCGCTGATTGGTATTTCACTGGTTAAAAATCAGGGCGTTAAAAACTTTATGCTCATGCAGCAGAAGCTGAATCAGGGCGAAAGCCCGGCGAAAGAGATGATCAAAAGCGTATCGTTGATCATCTCTGGCGTGCTGCTGCTGCTGCCAGGCTTCTTTACCGATTTCCTCGGCCTGCTGCTGCTGTTACCGCCGGTGCAGAAACACCTGACGCTGAAGCTGATGCCGCACCTGCGCGTCTGGCGCGGGCCAGGTGCTGGACCGGACAGCGGATATACCGTCGACGGCGAGTTTGAACGCAAAGATGTGAAACAAATTGAGCATGACGATCGCCCCGATCGTTGA
- the aspA gene encoding aspartate ammonia-lyase, with the protein MANNIRIEEDLLGMREVPADAYYGVHTLRAIENFYISSSKISDIPEFVRGMVMVKKAAAMANKELHTIPRNIANVIIQACDEVLNNGKCMDQFPVDVYQGGAGTSVNMNTNEVLANIGLELMGHQKGDYQFLNPNDHVNKCQSTNDAYPTGFRIAVYSSILKLLDAIGQLGEGFQRKAVEFETILKMGRTQLQDAVPMTLGQEFHAFSVLLNEEIKNILRTAELLLEVNLGATAIGTRLNTPDGYQQLAVEKLAEVSNLPVVPAEDLIEATSDCGAYVMVHSALKRLAVKMSKICNDLRLLSSGPRSGLNEINLPELQAGSSIMPAKVNPVVPEVVNQVCFKVIGNDITVTMASEAGQLQLNVMEPVIGQALFESISILTNSCYNLLEKCVNGITANRAVCEAYVFNSIGIVTYLNPYIGHHNGDIVGKICAETGKSVREVVLERGLLTEAELDDIFSVQNLMFPAYKAKRYTDESEQ; encoded by the coding sequence ATGGCAAATAACATTCGTATCGAAGAAGACCTGTTGGGCATGCGCGAAGTTCCAGCTGATGCTTACTACGGTGTTCATACTCTGCGTGCGATTGAAAATTTCTATATTAGTAGCAGCAAAATCAGCGACATCCCGGAGTTTGTTCGCGGTATGGTGATGGTGAAAAAGGCAGCGGCGATGGCCAACAAAGAGCTGCACACCATTCCCCGTAATATCGCCAACGTCATTATCCAGGCGTGTGATGAAGTGTTAAATAACGGGAAATGCATGGACCAGTTCCCGGTAGATGTTTATCAGGGCGGTGCGGGCACCTCGGTAAACATGAACACCAATGAAGTGCTGGCTAATATTGGCCTGGAATTAATGGGTCATCAAAAAGGCGACTACCAGTTCCTTAACCCGAACGATCACGTCAACAAGTGTCAGTCTACCAATGACGCCTACCCCACCGGCTTTCGTATCGCCGTTTACTCTTCCATCCTGAAACTGCTGGATGCGATTGGTCAGCTTGGCGAAGGTTTTCAGCGTAAAGCGGTAGAATTTGAAACCATCCTGAAAATGGGCCGTACCCAGCTTCAGGATGCGGTGCCGATGACGCTCGGCCAGGAGTTTCACGCCTTTAGCGTGCTGCTCAACGAAGAGATCAAAAATATTCTGCGCACCGCGGAGCTGCTGCTTGAGGTTAACCTCGGCGCGACGGCAATCGGCACCCGCCTGAACACCCCCGACGGCTATCAGCAGCTGGCGGTGGAGAAACTGGCAGAAGTGAGTAATTTGCCAGTTGTGCCAGCAGAAGACTTGATCGAAGCAACCTCAGACTGCGGCGCCTACGTGATGGTGCACTCCGCGCTGAAGCGGCTTGCGGTAAAAATGTCGAAAATTTGTAACGACCTGCGCCTGCTGTCATCTGGCCCGCGCTCTGGTCTGAACGAAATCAACCTGCCGGAACTGCAGGCGGGCTCATCGATTATGCCAGCCAAGGTCAATCCAGTGGTGCCGGAAGTGGTCAATCAGGTTTGCTTCAAGGTTATCGGCAATGACATCACGGTCACCATGGCGTCAGAAGCGGGTCAGTTGCAGCTCAATGTGATGGAGCCGGTGATTGGCCAGGCGCTGTTTGAATCGATCAGCATTCTGACCAACTCCTGCTACAACCTGCTGGAAAAATGCGTTAACGGCATCACCGCCAACCGTGCGGTTTGTGAAGCCTACGTGTTTAACTCCATCGGTATTGTTACTTACCTCAACCCCTACATCGGCCACCACAACGGCGATATTGTCGGCAAGATTTGTGCTGAAACCGGTAAAAGCGTACGTGAAGTGGTGTTGGAGCGCGGCCTGCTGACCGAAGCGGAGCTGGATGATATTTTCTCTGTGCAGAACCTGATGTTCCCGGCTTACAAAGCCAAACGCTATACCGACGAAAGTGAACAATAA
- a CDS encoding anaerobic C4-dicarboxylate transporter, with amino-acid sequence MFAMELVVVLLAIYLGARLGGIGIGFAGGLGVLVLTLVGGMKPGAIPFDVIEIIMGVIAAIAAMQVAGGMDYLVSLAERLLRRHPRYVTFLAPLVTYGMTLLAGTGHTAFSTLPVIAEVAKEQGIRPSRPLSIAVVASQIAITASPISAAVVFFAGILEPKGISYLALLSVAIPSTMVAIFIAAIVTNFLGKELADDEIYQARLAKGEVSRRGSNGFVEKPGAKRSLLLFLAGIVAVVFYATATSDAVGLITNPLLPRNEAIVVFMLTVATLICLTCRIDTGEILNASTFKSGMSACVCVLGVAWLGDTFVKGHLQDIQAVAGDLLRSSPWMLALILFFASTLLYSQAATTKALMPAALLLGVSPLTAVASFAAVSALFVLPTYPTLLAAVEMDDTGSTRIGRLVFNHSFLIPGVIAIALSVAFGFLFGGLWL; translated from the coding sequence ATGTTTGCGATGGAACTGGTTGTAGTATTACTGGCGATCTACCTTGGCGCGCGCCTCGGCGGTATCGGTATCGGTTTTGCCGGCGGCCTTGGCGTGCTGGTGTTGACGCTGGTGGGCGGCATGAAGCCGGGTGCCATCCCCTTTGACGTGATTGAAATTATCATGGGCGTGATCGCCGCCATCGCCGCCATGCAGGTGGCGGGCGGCATGGATTATCTGGTAAGCCTCGCGGAACGCCTGCTGCGTCGTCATCCGCGTTACGTCACCTTTCTCGCGCCGCTGGTGACTTACGGCATGACACTGCTGGCAGGCACCGGTCATACCGCTTTTTCCACGCTGCCGGTGATCGCCGAAGTGGCCAAAGAGCAGGGCATCCGCCCTTCCCGTCCGCTCTCTATCGCCGTGGTCGCCTCGCAGATCGCCATCACCGCATCGCCGATTTCGGCGGCAGTGGTGTTTTTCGCCGGTATTCTTGAGCCCAAAGGCATCAGCTATCTGGCGCTGCTGTCGGTTGCCATTCCGTCAACCATGGTGGCTATTTTTATCGCGGCGATCGTCACCAACTTTCTGGGTAAAGAACTGGCTGACGATGAGATTTATCAGGCGCGACTGGCCAAAGGAGAAGTATCACGCCGTGGCAGCAACGGCTTTGTGGAAAAGCCCGGTGCCAAACGCTCGCTGCTGCTGTTTCTGGCCGGTATCGTCGCGGTGGTGTTTTATGCCACCGCCACCAGCGATGCAGTTGGGCTGATTACCAATCCGCTGCTGCCGCGTAATGAGGCGATTGTGGTCTTTATGCTGACGGTGGCCACGCTGATTTGCCTGACCTGTCGCATCGATACCGGTGAGATTCTCAACGCCAGCACCTTTAAGTCAGGCATGAGTGCCTGCGTATGTGTGCTCGGTGTCGCCTGGCTGGGCGATACCTTCGTCAAGGGTCATCTGCAGGATATTCAGGCAGTTGCTGGCGATCTGCTGCGTAGCTCACCGTGGATGCTGGCGCTGATCCTGTTTTTCGCCTCCACGCTGCTCTATTCCCAGGCAGCCACCACCAAGGCGCTGATGCCTGCCGCGCTGCTGCTTGGCGTATCGCCGCTGACCGCGGTGGCTTCGTTCGCTGCCGTCTCGGCGCTGTTTGTGCTGCCGACCTACCCAACGCTGCTCGCCGCGGTAGAGATGGATGATACCGGTTCAACCCGCATTGGCCGCCTTGTCTTCAACCACTCCTTCCTGATTCCGGGCGTTATCGCCATTGCGCTGTCGGTGGCGTTTGGCTTTCTGTTTGGCGGCCTGTGGCTTTGA
- the cutA gene encoding divalent cation tolerance protein CutA has product MNPLSAVVVLCTAPDDATANALAQRALDAQLAACVTLLPGATSLYVWQGKLERTAEVQMLLKSSEAHQQALIELLKAAHPYDTPELLVLPVTHGESEYLSWLSASLR; this is encoded by the coding sequence ATGAATCCCCTGTCTGCTGTTGTTGTACTCTGCACCGCACCCGATGACGCCACGGCAAATGCGCTGGCACAACGGGCACTGGACGCGCAGCTCGCCGCCTGTGTCACGCTGTTGCCAGGTGCCACCTCACTTTACGTCTGGCAGGGGAAGCTGGAGCGCACCGCTGAAGTGCAAATGTTGCTGAAAAGCAGCGAAGCGCATCAGCAGGCGCTGATTGAGCTGCTAAAGGCAGCGCATCCTTACGACACGCCGGAGCTATTAGTGCTGCCGGTTACACATGGAGAGAGTGAATACTTGTCATGGCTCAGCGCATCGCTACGTTAA
- a CDS encoding protein-disulfide reductase DsbD, which translates to MAQRIATLIFILFSVFSLPAQASLFAPKTTADRFVPVNQAFAFDFRQNQQQLTLSWQVKPGYYLYRQQISLETEHATLAPFTLPAGQPHEDEFYGKSEIYPNDLQLALTIQQAGADASVRVTWQGCAAAGFCYPPETRTIPLSAVTASAVPPPAAQPASAASAQPAPVSAPLPFSPFWALLIGIGVAFTPCVLPMYPLISGIILGGSRQFSMARLFALAMVYVQGMALTYTLMGMVVAAAGLRFQAALQHPYVLIGLSALFIVLALSMFGLFTLQLPASLQTRLTLWSNRQQGGSLPGVFFMGALAGLICSPCTTAPLSAILLYIAQSGNLLAGAGTLYLYALGMGLPLIVVTLFGNRLLPRSGPWMETVKVGFGFVILALPVFLLERVIGAAWGLRLWSLLGIAFFGWAFITSLRASKPWLRIVQIVLFAAALIAARPLQDWVFGTPTASSSAAHLNFTRIDNQAALTQALQQSSGKITMLDLYADWCVACKEFEKYTFSDDSVQQALSNVQLLQADVTANTAQQSALLQQLNVLGLPTILFFADGKEIPGSRITGFLNAADFTAHLQKLSQ; encoded by the coding sequence ATGGCTCAGCGCATCGCTACGTTAATTTTTATTCTGTTTTCCGTGTTCAGCCTGCCTGCGCAGGCCTCGCTGTTTGCGCCGAAAACCACCGCCGACCGCTTTGTGCCGGTCAATCAGGCATTTGCTTTTGATTTTCGCCAGAACCAGCAGCAACTGACGCTAAGCTGGCAGGTCAAGCCGGGCTATTATCTCTATCGCCAGCAAATTTCGCTGGAAACTGAACACGCCACCCTCGCGCCATTTACGCTGCCCGCAGGCCAGCCACACGAAGATGAGTTCTACGGAAAGTCAGAGATTTACCCCAACGATTTGCAGCTGGCGCTGACCATTCAGCAGGCCGGTGCCGACGCCAGCGTGCGCGTCACCTGGCAAGGCTGCGCCGCGGCGGGCTTCTGCTATCCGCCGGAAACGCGCACCATTCCGCTCAGCGCGGTAACGGCCAGCGCCGTGCCGCCGCCTGCTGCCCAGCCAGCCTCTGCCGCCAGTGCACAACCTGCGCCGGTCAGCGCCCCGCTGCCTTTTTCGCCATTCTGGGCGCTGCTGATTGGCATCGGTGTCGCCTTTACGCCCTGCGTTCTGCCGATGTATCCGCTGATATCCGGCATTATTCTTGGTGGAAGCCGACAATTCTCCATGGCGCGCCTGTTCGCACTGGCGATGGTTTACGTACAGGGCATGGCGCTGACCTATACGCTGATGGGCATGGTGGTCGCCGCGGCGGGCCTGCGCTTTCAGGCGGCCTTACAGCATCCTTATGTGCTGATCGGCCTGTCGGCGCTGTTTATCGTGCTGGCGCTGTCGATGTTTGGCCTGTTTACGCTGCAGCTTCCCGCCTCGCTGCAAACGCGGCTGACGCTGTGGAGCAACCGCCAGCAGGGCGGCTCGCTGCCAGGGGTCTTTTTCATGGGCGCGCTCGCTGGCCTGATCTGTTCGCCCTGCACCACCGCGCCGCTGAGCGCCATTCTGCTTTACATTGCGCAGAGCGGAAACCTGCTGGCCGGTGCCGGTACGCTCTATCTTTATGCGCTTGGCATGGGCCTGCCGCTGATTGTCGTGACGTTGTTTGGCAACCGCCTGTTGCCGCGCAGCGGACCGTGGATGGAAACGGTCAAAGTCGGCTTTGGCTTTGTGATTCTGGCGCTGCCGGTTTTTCTGCTGGAACGCGTGATCGGTGCGGCGTGGGGCCTGCGGCTCTGGAGCCTGCTGGGCATCGCCTTCTTTGGCTGGGCTTTCATTACCAGCCTGCGCGCATCGAAGCCCTGGCTGCGCATCGTGCAGATCGTGCTCTTCGCCGCTGCGCTGATCGCCGCCCGTCCGCTGCAGGATTGGGTGTTTGGCACGCCGACTGCAAGCAGCAGTGCTGCACACCTTAACTTCACGCGTATCGACAATCAGGCTGCGCTGACGCAGGCGCTGCAACAATCATCGGGTAAAATCACGATGCTCGATCTCTATGCTGACTGGTGCGTAGCCTGCAAAGAGTTTGAAAAATATACCTTTAGCGATGACAGCGTGCAGCAGGCGCTGAGCAACGTGCAGCTGTTGCAGGCCGACGTTACCGCCAACACCGCGCAGCAAAGCGCGCTGTTGCAACAGCTGAATGTACTGGGGCTGCCGACGATCCTGTTTTTTGCCGATGGCAAAGAGATCCCCGGCTCACGCATCACCGGCTTTCTGAACGCCGCTGACTTTACGGCGCATTTGCAGAAATTAAGTCAGTAA
- the dicD gene encoding division control transcriptional repressor DicD — MQREQVLEHALNVLERHGLSATTSLAMLAAEIEFPLEQLQRFWPDRDALLYDALRFHGEQIDTWRRQLLLDETLDAEQKLLARYDVLEQSVNNGRFPGCLFISACTFYPHADHPIHRIAEQQKRASWQYTHDLLVQLQADNPTLVAEQMELILEGCLSKLLVKHSVQDVATAKRLAEDVLRFAMCRKNGALT; from the coding sequence TTGCAACGTGAACAGGTACTCGAACATGCGCTTAATGTGCTTGAACGACACGGCTTATCCGCCACCACATCGCTGGCGATGCTGGCCGCAGAAATTGAGTTTCCGCTGGAACAACTTCAGCGCTTCTGGCCCGATCGTGATGCGCTGCTTTATGACGCACTGCGCTTTCACGGCGAGCAAATCGACACCTGGCGCCGCCAGTTACTGCTTGATGAAACCTTAGATGCCGAACAGAAGCTGCTGGCGCGCTACGACGTACTGGAGCAGTCGGTTAACAATGGTCGTTTTCCCGGCTGTTTGTTTATCTCCGCCTGTACCTTCTACCCGCACGCCGATCACCCGATTCATCGCATCGCCGAACAGCAGAAACGCGCTTCGTGGCAATACACGCACGATCTGTTAGTGCAGCTGCAGGCTGATAACCCAACGCTGGTGGCGGAGCAGATGGAGCTGATTCTGGAAGGCTGCCTGAGCAAACTGCTGGTAAAACACAGCGTGCAGGATGTGGCGACAGCAAAGCGTCTGGCGGAAGATGTGTTGCGCTTTGCCATGTGCCGTAAAAACGGCGCGCTAACCTGA
- the yghU gene encoding glutathione-dependent disulfide-bond oxidoreductase, whose translation MSEQDYQPPKVWKWNQDNASAWSKTNRPIAGPTHEKSLPQGEHPLQLYSLGTPNGQKVTILLEELLAVGVTAAEYDAHLIRIGEGDQFSSGFVEINPNSKIPALLDVSETPPVRVFESGAILLYLADKFGHFLPEDRAGRTEALNWLFWLQGSAPYLGGGFGHFYHYAPVKIEYAIERFTMETKRQLDVLDRQLAEHRFIAGDEYTIADIAIWPWYGNLVRNDQYGAAEFLDVGSYQHVQRWAEEIENRPAVQRGRKVNRTWGEPSEQLHERHDAADFDTNTEDKRGK comes from the coding sequence ATGTCGGAACAAGATTACCAGCCACCAAAAGTATGGAAATGGAATCAGGATAATGCGAGTGCCTGGTCGAAAACCAACCGCCCGATTGCCGGCCCAACCCATGAAAAAAGCCTGCCGCAGGGCGAGCATCCGCTGCAACTCTATTCGCTGGGCACACCAAATGGTCAGAAGGTCACTATTCTGCTGGAAGAACTCCTGGCGGTAGGCGTTACCGCGGCGGAATATGATGCGCACCTGATTCGTATCGGCGAAGGCGATCAGTTCTCCAGCGGCTTTGTTGAGATCAACCCCAACTCCAAAATTCCGGCGCTGCTCGACGTCTCGGAAACGCCGCCGGTGCGCGTTTTTGAATCCGGCGCCATCCTGCTCTATCTGGCTGACAAATTTGGGCATTTCCTGCCGGAAGATCGGGCAGGCCGCACCGAAGCGCTGAACTGGCTCTTCTGGCTGCAGGGATCGGCACCCTACCTCGGCGGCGGTTTCGGCCACTTCTATCACTATGCGCCGGTAAAAATCGAATACGCCATTGAGCGCTTCACTATGGAAACCAAACGCCAGCTCGACGTGCTGGATCGCCAGCTGGCTGAGCACCGTTTTATTGCCGGTGATGAATACACCATTGCCGATATCGCGATTTGGCCGTGGTACGGCAATCTGGTGCGCAACGATCAGTATGGCGCCGCTGAATTCCTCGACGTGGGCAGCTATCAGCACGTGCAGCGTTGGGCAGAAGAGATTGAAAATCGTCCGGCGGTTCAGCGTGGCCGTAAGGTCAACCGCACCTGGGGCGAGCCGTCAGAGCAGCTGCATGAACGTCATGACGCTGCCGATTTCGATACCAACACCGAAGATAAACGCGGCAAATAA
- a CDS encoding ABC transporter substrate-binding protein: MRKILSFLVTSALLTTSAVQAATPADTLVVAIPLDGIISFDPAESFETVSTGSLINIYQRLVQADRHDQQKLAAELATSWQPGNSAHSLRIQLNPQATFASGNPVTASDIIFSLTRAIKLNKTPAFILGEFGWTADNIDAQFTRIDDHQLEIRWVAPIGRDLALRLLSSPVASIVDAKLAQQHASNNDYGNGWLRTHSAGSAAYAIRSFAPQQALVLEASPHAQPKPALKRVILKGVSDSGSRRLLLEQGDADVAYELGADQFDALRQRPGVRIEAFPSSLIYYLGFNTQQAGLGNPALWQAARWLVDYDSLSTQLLKGQYQVHQAFLPQGFDGALTTTPFHLDVAKAKAILQQAGIKPGTHFSLTVTNQPPYTDVAQALQASFAQADIHIDIQPVAEADLWGKMRARNFQAIFTYWGADYIDPNTNASTFAYNVPNGPKTLAWRVGWTIPALSQQTRAAAAESDVAQRRERYRTLQTEVQQNSPYVVMLQGKKLVALRDNVQGAAQGIGATMLYYDQVSKTAVTKE, encoded by the coding sequence ATGCGTAAAATTTTATCGTTTTTAGTGACTTCCGCGCTGTTAACTACCAGCGCGGTGCAGGCGGCAACGCCTGCTGATACGCTGGTGGTGGCCATTCCGCTGGATGGCATTATCAGTTTCGATCCGGCGGAAAGCTTCGAAACGGTCAGCACCGGCAGTTTGATTAATATCTATCAGCGGCTGGTGCAGGCCGATCGCCACGATCAGCAAAAGCTCGCCGCCGAGCTGGCCACCTCATGGCAACCGGGCAACAGCGCGCACAGCCTGCGCATTCAGCTTAATCCTCAGGCGACCTTTGCCAGCGGCAATCCGGTGACCGCCAGCGATATCATTTTCTCACTCACGCGCGCTATCAAGCTCAACAAAACCCCGGCGTTTATCCTCGGCGAATTTGGCTGGACTGCCGATAACATCGACGCCCAGTTCACGCGCATTGACGATCATCAGCTGGAGATTCGCTGGGTGGCGCCGATTGGTCGCGATCTGGCGCTGCGTCTGCTGTCATCGCCGGTAGCGTCGATTGTTGATGCGAAGCTGGCGCAGCAGCATGCCAGTAACAATGACTACGGCAACGGCTGGCTGCGTACCCATTCGGCGGGCAGCGCCGCCTATGCCATTCGCAGCTTTGCGCCGCAGCAGGCGCTGGTGCTGGAGGCGAGCCCGCATGCGCAACCGAAGCCCGCGCTGAAACGCGTGATTCTGAAAGGCGTTAGCGATTCAGGCTCGCGACGTCTGTTGCTGGAGCAGGGCGATGCCGATGTGGCCTATGAACTGGGTGCCGATCAGTTTGATGCGCTGAGGCAGCGCCCTGGCGTCAGAATTGAGGCCTTTCCTTCCAGCCTGATCTATTACCTCGGGTTTAACACGCAGCAGGCGGGGCTGGGCAATCCTGCACTGTGGCAGGCGGCGCGCTGGCTGGTGGATTATGACAGCCTGTCAACGCAGTTGCTGAAAGGCCAGTATCAGGTGCATCAGGCTTTTCTGCCGCAGGGCTTTGATGGCGCGCTGACCACTACGCCATTTCATCTTGATGTGGCGAAAGCGAAAGCGATTCTGCAGCAGGCGGGTATCAAACCCGGCACACATTTCAGCCTGACGGTCACCAATCAGCCGCCTTATACCGACGTAGCGCAGGCGTTGCAGGCGAGCTTTGCCCAGGCGGATATCCATATCGATATTCAACCGGTGGCGGAAGCGGATCTGTGGGGCAAAATGCGCGCCCGCAATTTCCAGGCAATCTTCACCTATTGGGGCGCGGACTATATCGATCCCAACACCAACGCCAGCACCTTTGCCTATAACGTGCCCAACGGGCCAAAAACCCTCGCCTGGCGCGTCGGCTGGACTATTCCTGCGCTCAGCCAGCAGACGCGCGCGGCGGCGGCGGAAAGCGATGTGGCACAGCGGCGTGAGCGCTATCGGACGTTGCAAACTGAAGTGCAACAGAACTCACCTTATGTGGTGATGCTGCAGGGGAAAAAACTGGTGGCGTTGCGGGATAACGTGCAGGGAGCGGCGCAGGGCATTGGCGCCACCATGCTCTATTACGATCAGGTGAGTAAAACGGCGGTGACGAAGGAGTAA
- a CDS encoding DUF1349 domain-containing protein, which translates to MQTIKTFTAGDHRWINRPAVVEQQADRLVVTTDANTDFWLKTYYGFSRHSGHACGYAVNGDFTLQVKIRADFRQLYDQAGIFIRDDEQHWVKAGIEFNDGAPAIGCVVTREFSDWSTGIFPGDARQFWMRVTLIDEALRIQYSCDGVSWPLLRLAPWPGNAARFVGVMCCSPERQGLEVEFSELQLGDPLQKALHDLS; encoded by the coding sequence ATGCAAACCATTAAGACCTTCACCGCCGGCGATCATCGCTGGATTAACCGACCGGCCGTGGTCGAGCAGCAGGCCGATCGGCTGGTGGTCACCACCGACGCCAACACCGATTTCTGGCTCAAAACCTATTATGGCTTTTCGCGGCACTCCGGCCACGCCTGCGGCTACGCGGTCAACGGCGATTTTACGTTGCAGGTGAAAATTCGCGCGGATTTCCGTCAGCTTTACGACCAGGCGGGCATTTTTATCCGTGATGATGAGCAGCACTGGGTCAAGGCAGGCATTGAGTTTAACGACGGCGCACCGGCGATCGGCTGCGTGGTGACCCGTGAGTTTTCCGACTGGTCCACCGGCATTTTTCCGGGCGATGCGCGGCAGTTCTGGATGCGGGTGACGCTGATAGATGAGGCGCTGCGTATTCAATACTCCTGCGACGGCGTCAGCTGGCCGTTGCTGCGTCTGGCTCCCTGGCCAGGCAACGCGGCGCGTTTTGTCGGCGTAATGTGCTGCTCGCCGGAAAGGCAGGGGCTGGAGGTGGAATTCAGTGAATTGCAGCTCGGCGACCCGCTGCAAAAAGCGCTGCACGATCTCTCATAA
- a CDS encoding ABC transporter ATP-binding protein: MIKLQDVSVSHRHGYELRTVVHDVSLTIEPGECFGLVGPSGCGKSSLLWVMAGLNPHWQGNMQLAGHQAQPGKDFTGDLRREVQMVFQDPYASLHPRHRLRRTLAEPLKLLKRDNINERIDRGFQHVGLDPALADRYPHQLSGGQRQRVAIVRALLLEPKVLLLDEPTSALDMSVQAEILNLLNELKQRDKLTMILVSHDPDVIDHMCDRAARMAAGRIVS; this comes from the coding sequence ATGATTAAGCTGCAGGACGTCAGCGTGTCGCATCGCCACGGCTATGAACTGCGCACCGTGGTGCATGATGTATCGCTGACTATCGAACCCGGCGAGTGCTTTGGCCTGGTCGGGCCGTCAGGCTGCGGCAAATCGTCGCTGCTGTGGGTGATGGCCGGACTGAATCCGCACTGGCAGGGCAACATGCAGCTGGCCGGTCACCAGGCGCAGCCGGGCAAAGATTTCACCGGCGATCTGCGTCGCGAAGTGCAGATGGTGTTTCAGGATCCCTATGCGTCGCTGCATCCGCGTCACCGCCTGCGCCGCACGCTGGCAGAACCGCTAAAGCTGCTGAAGCGCGATAACATCAACGAACGCATCGATCGCGGTTTCCAGCACGTCGGGCTGGACCCGGCGCTGGCCGATCGCTATCCGCATCAGCTTTCCGGCGGCCAGCGTCAGCGCGTGGCCATCGTGCGCGCGCTGCTGCTGGAGCCAAAAGTGCTGCTGCTGGATGAGCCTACCTCCGCGCTGGATATGTCGGTGCAGGCGGAAATTTTGAATCTGCTCAATGAACTGAAACAGCGCGATAAGCTGACGATGATTTTGGTGAGCCATGATCCAGATGTGATCGACCATATGTGCGATCGTGCAGCGCGCATGGCGGCTGGTCGAATTGTCAGCTAA
- a CDS encoding ABC transporter ATP-binding protein, translated as MATEHQPLIVADRLTINDGDTPLVHPLSFTLGRERVALVGESGSGKSLTARTLMGLLAPSLQLQARTLNIAGENALNLSEKRWSQLRGSQLAMVMQDPKYALNPTRTIGWQVEEPLKLHQRFSRAERREKVLAMLDAVGLPQPAQLMTRYPHQLSGGMGQRVMLAIALVADPQFLIADEPTSALDHAMRDQVLALIRRLVEERNMGLLLISHDLQQVSEHCERVMVMYKGRIIDTLPAAELPRATHPYTRTLWSCRPSKATHGQTLPVLDRAALEVLPHEHD; from the coding sequence ATGGCAACTGAACATCAACCGCTGATCGTCGCGGATCGCCTGACGATTAACGACGGCGACACGCCGCTGGTGCACCCGCTGTCGTTTACGCTGGGTCGCGAGCGTGTGGCGCTGGTTGGCGAATCGGGATCGGGAAAATCCCTGACCGCCCGTACGCTGATGGGGTTGCTGGCACCTTCGTTACAGCTACAGGCGCGGACGCTGAACATCGCCGGTGAAAATGCGCTGAACCTCAGCGAAAAACGCTGGAGTCAGCTGCGCGGTAGCCAACTGGCGATGGTGATGCAGGATCCAAAATATGCCCTGAACCCGACGCGCACCATTGGCTGGCAGGTGGAAGAGCCATTGAAGCTGCATCAGCGTTTCAGCCGCGCCGAGCGCCGCGAAAAGGTGCTGGCGATGCTGGATGCCGTTGGCCTGCCGCAGCCTGCGCAGCTGATGACCCGTTATCCGCACCAGCTATCGGGCGGTATGGGTCAGCGCGTGATGCTGGCGATTGCGCTGGTGGCCGATCCGCAGTTCCTGATTGCCGATGAGCCGACTTCCGCGCTCGATCACGCCATGCGCGATCAGGTGCTGGCGCTGATTCGCCGTCTGGTAGAAGAGCGCAACATGGGCCTGCTGCTGATCAGTCACGATCTGCAGCAGGTGTCAGAACATTGTGAGCGGGTGATGGTGATGTACAAAGGACGAATCATCGATACGCTGCCGGCCGCTGAACTGCCGCGGGCGACGCATCCTTATACGCGCACGCTGTGGTCCTGTCGTCCGAGCAAAGCCACGCACGGGCAAACATTGCCGGTGCTGGATCGCGCCGCGCTGGAGGTGCTGCCGCATGAGCATGATTAA